One Oreochromis niloticus isolate F11D_XX linkage group LG16, O_niloticus_UMD_NMBU, whole genome shotgun sequence genomic window carries:
- the ska3 gene encoding SKA complex subunit 3 has translation MDSTTQFFSKLKKLAVTLESETAKLQLAFENRNSGDDDDDSEKTARAMRAYHEVNCDVGNLKGQIQDALAQQKAKNNEASSFIKACRVMEQRVFKDIERLKRHCENYGYQAPCDTQRSTKPKDKAEEAKDEEADDDSVEEESQEEENGGNPSSMAPKPELPNTDVLRTPQLSDFGLSELHLKRVLAGTEWCSEVPPMPEMNLPHPSLETSVPSPMPITPKCNLRMDDYELQTPQMHDFGITEHTMCLNNDFTMNLFKKAEKRPRPLRDTTEPPVNALIDSLQTKAEKLESPEPPVFCTPGFKIKKTNSHSFPTAQDTGDPEFPCHPGNLPATPEVPAFQTPYVNRLVSTKKSTQQPEPSIMQTDNDTQTFDLPTPPCNRAAGFKRTWEYDVPDISTTGLEEKQMPVMPNLESALGNSLQSSNGKILKFSENEKVAKEPTVNSLELDGLTQEFSLGTPRIRAHYQEPTTPEMPDLSSVTQDICKLVSQAQLKKTTMTNEHPPVKPDKKKHRSASLSEVSENEFQSLPSYLRQMSLNSLNQTVHNINNFMAEYQGETTEFQMEKLKKIISVGTKAPVYILCLTELKRLKHVRGDRNTSVYRLITHI, from the exons ATGGACTCGACCACACAATTCTTCAgcaagctgaaaaagctggcaGTGACTCTGGAATCTGAGACTGCCAAACTACAGCTCGCATTTGAAAACCGCAACAGCGGCGACGACGACGACGACAGCG AAAAGACAGCCAGAGCGATGCGAGCCTATCATGAAGTGAACTGTGACGTAGGGAACCTGAAG GGACAGATCCAGGATGCCCTGGCTCAGCAGAAAGCAAAGAATAATGAGGCCAGCAGCTTTATTAAGGCTTGTAGAGTAATGGAGCAGAGAGTCTTCAAGGACATCGAGAGGCTGAAGAGACACTGCGAGAACTATGGTTACCAAGCTCCCTGTGACACCCAGAGATCAACCA AGCCTAAAGATAAGGCGGAGGAGGCTAAAGATGAAGAAGCAGATGACGACTCAGTAGAAGAGGAAAGTCAGGAGGAGGAGAATGGAGGGAATCCTTCCTCAATGGCTCCAAAACCAGAGCTGCCCAACACTGATGTGCTGCGAACTCCGCAGCTCTCTGATTTTGGTTTGTCTGAACTGCACCTAAAGAGAGTTCTGGCTgggactgagtggtgttcagaaGTTCCCCCAATGCCTGAGATGAACCTTCCTCACCCCTCACTCGAAACATCTGTACCATCGCCCATGCCCATTACCCCCAAATGTAACCTGCGAATGGATGACTACGAACTCCAAACACCCCAGATGCATGACTTTGGCATCACAGAGCACACAATGTGTCTGAACAATGACTTCACCATGAATCTGTTCAAGAAGGCTGAGAAGCGCCCAAG ACCATTACGGGACACAACTGAACCACCAGTGAACGCTTTAATAGACAGTTTGCAGACAAAAG CTGAAAAGTTGGAATCACCAGAGCCGCCTGTGTTTTGTACCCCGGGGTTCAAGATCAAAAAGACAAACAGTCACTCCTTTCCAACTGCACAAGACACTGGTGACCCAGAATTCCCCTGTCACCCTGGCAACCTACCTGCCACACCCGAAGTCCCAGCATTTCAAACGCCGTACGTGAACCGACTAGTCAGTACCAaaaag agcACACAGCAGCCTGAGCCATCCATTATGCAAACGGATAATGACACCCAGACCTTCGATCTTCCAACCCCACCTTGTAACAGGGCAGCTGGCTTCAAACGCACTTGGGAATATGATGTGCCCGATATATCCACCACAGGTTTAGAGGAAAAGCAGATGCCAGTGATGCCCAACCTAGAGTCTGCTTTGGGAAATTCTTTACAAAGT AGCAACGGGAAAATCCTGAAGTTCAGTGAGAATGAAAAGGTGGCTAAGGAGCCCACTGTCAACAGCCTGGAGTTGGATGGACTCACCCAGGAGTTCAGCTTGGGGACACCTCGTATAAGAGCACACTACCAAGAGCCAACCACCCCGGAGATGCCAGACCTGAGCTCTGTCACACAGGACATCTGTAAA CTTGTGTCCCAGGCTCAGTTGAAGAAGACAACCATGACAAATGAACACCCACCTGTCAAGCCtgacaaaaagaaacacag ATCTGCAAGTCTGTCTGAAGTGTCAGAGAACGAGTTCCAGAGTTTACCGAGCTACCTGAGACAGATGAGCCTGAACAGCCTCAACCAAACAGTTCACAACATCAACAATTTCATGGCAGAGTATCAAG GAGAAACAACAGAGTTTCAGAtggagaagctgaagaagatcaTCAGTGTCGGAACCAAGGCTCCTGTATACATCCTCTGTCTCACAGAGCTCAAGAGGCTGAAGCATGTGAGAGGAGACCGGAACACCTCTGTGTACAGACTGATCACACACATCTAA